The following are encoded in a window of Halosolutus halophilus genomic DNA:
- a CDS encoding universal stress protein, whose protein sequence is MAARILVPFDDSEPAREALAYAIELFPDGEFVTVTVVDTSALSFIPNAADDPETTDQLQGRLGEAAEKLEAAERIAADHGVDLETQSRVGAPAQEIVDCAENGNFDHVVMGSRGRSGVSRILLGSVAEVVVRHSPVPVTVVR, encoded by the coding sequence ATGGCCGCCCGGATCCTCGTCCCGTTCGACGACTCCGAACCCGCTCGCGAGGCCCTCGCGTACGCGATCGAACTATTTCCCGACGGCGAGTTCGTCACCGTCACCGTCGTCGACACGTCCGCGCTGTCGTTCATCCCAAACGCAGCCGACGATCCGGAAACCACCGACCAGTTGCAGGGACGGCTCGGTGAGGCAGCCGAGAAACTCGAGGCCGCAGAACGGATCGCTGCCGATCACGGCGTCGACCTCGAGACGCAGTCGCGCGTCGGCGCGCCAGCCCAGGAGATCGTCGACTGTGCGGAGAACGGGAACTTCGACCACGTCGTCATGGGGAGTCGCGGCCGATCGGGCGTCAGCCGGATCCTGCTGGGTAGCGTCGCGGAAGTCGTGGTCAGACACTCGCCGGTTCCGGTCACCGTCGTCCGGTGA
- a CDS encoding 3-hydroxyacyl-CoA dehydrogenase: protein MTQNTTGVVGAGLMGRDIAGLLANGGFPVTLVDVDDTALESARDYHRTTLPEALESAGLDPDDPASRIAYETDLAALSGHDFVVEAVPERLDLKRDLVADLESILDAEAVIATNTSSLTPGDIAADLARPERVVLFHFANPALERDIVEISGDDASERALETATTIAEAIDRTPVRLGAEYRANCLSRLSASIKCAGTWELLAASPAEVDRGARAIGFDRGPIEFVDLIGIDVHLATIDNLAAAYGDRYAPPPEIRDRMEALVDAGDLGKKSGKGFFEWDGEEPRIPVVDDPHDVTPVVGALVNEAHRLVGDGVADGETVDDVLKRGSGGDIGPFDVEAMLGREFLRESLRDRHEETGAEVYDPVF, encoded by the coding sequence ATGACCCAGAACACGACTGGCGTCGTCGGTGCCGGACTGATGGGCCGCGACATCGCTGGCCTCCTCGCCAACGGCGGCTTTCCGGTTACCCTCGTCGACGTCGACGACACCGCGCTCGAATCGGCACGCGACTACCACCGAACCACCCTTCCGGAGGCACTCGAGTCGGCCGGTCTCGACCCCGACGATCCCGCGAGTCGCATCGCGTACGAGACGGACCTCGCGGCGCTTTCAGGCCACGACTTCGTCGTCGAGGCCGTCCCGGAACGCCTCGACCTCAAACGCGACCTCGTCGCCGACCTGGAGTCGATCCTCGACGCCGAGGCGGTCATCGCGACGAACACGTCGTCGCTCACCCCGGGCGACATCGCTGCCGACCTCGCCCGTCCGGAACGGGTCGTCCTGTTTCACTTCGCCAATCCGGCGCTGGAACGGGACATCGTCGAAATTTCGGGCGACGACGCCAGCGAGCGAGCCCTCGAAACCGCGACGACGATCGCCGAGGCGATCGATCGGACACCCGTCCGTCTCGGGGCCGAGTACCGGGCGAACTGCCTCTCGCGGCTCTCGGCGAGCATCAAGTGTGCCGGGACCTGGGAACTGCTCGCGGCGTCCCCCGCCGAAGTCGATCGAGGCGCACGGGCGATCGGATTCGACCGGGGACCGATCGAGTTCGTCGATCTCATCGGGATCGACGTCCACCTCGCGACGATCGACAACCTCGCGGCCGCGTACGGCGATCGATACGCGCCGCCGCCCGAAATCCGCGATCGGATGGAAGCCCTCGTCGACGCGGGCGACCTGGGAAAGAAGAGCGGGAAGGGATTCTTCGAGTGGGACGGCGAGGAACCCCGGATTCCCGTCGTCGACGATCCACACGACGTGACGCCCGTGGTCGGCGCGCTGGTCAACGAGGCTCACCGCCTCGTCGGGGACGGGGTCGCAGATGGAGAAACGGTCGACGACGTCCTCAAACGCGGCTCCGGGGGAGATATCGGCCCGTTCGACGTCGAAGCGATGCTCGGCAGGGAGTTCCTCCGGGAGTCGTTGCGGGACCGACACGAGGAAACGGGTGCCGAGGTCTATGATCCGGTCTTCTGA
- a CDS encoding DNA topoisomerase VI subunit B produces the protein MTSFQSTLGDEPGIAEELAENQQAISIAEFFEKNKHMLGFDSGARGLVTAVKEAVDNALDAAEEAGILPDIYVEIQEAGDYYRLIVEDNGPGITKESLPKVFGKLLYGSRFHAREQSRGQQGIGISAAVLYAQLTSGKPAKITSRTQGASEAEYFELIVDTDNNEPEISVEETTSWDRPHGTRIELEMEGNMRARQQLHDYIKHTAVVNPHGRLELREPKAHFKFERATDQLPEETEEIRPHPHGVELGTVMKMLSATDSQTVSGFLQEEFTRVGKKTAESITDEFRDRYYGREMRWRPPATREDVDLHEAVSDATANKGPNATAAFAAAVADAVDDYDRIAHHELLDVVDAAAEDVEAEHGTTFGDTVRENAVDAVWRALVDAPEAETDDVDSDDDPDAEPDESRLVADLYDLADEATSTRKDDEIVHAFADRLAGRFEDERSEDVRHRLTHARLREYVDRAADLTEEYDDVAFGETARENVTEAVWDVMATVPDDPPLVRELDGHRDATSDLVDGMRATDIMAPPTRCLAPITDDLIRAGLEKEFDADFYSAATRDAEVHGGDPFIVEAGIAYGGEIEADGSVDVMRFANRVPLVYQRGACATTDVVKSIGWRNYGLDQPGGSGLPNGPAVVMVHVASTNVPFTSESKDAVANVPEIEDEIELAIREAARDLKSYLNKRRSMQKRRKKQNVLGKILPEMAEKVAEVTDRDEPDIDDALARIMNNVLVERHIEENGDGRAISVVVENHSGTTESLEVTDIVSAEPRNLSDGATVVEMDGEWFVKWEPDVSSDDEAVLEYEAPDDASFDLDVKGVEGEKLTVTDTQ, from the coding sequence ATGACGTCGTTCCAGTCGACACTCGGTGACGAGCCGGGGATCGCCGAGGAGCTGGCCGAGAACCAGCAGGCGATCTCGATCGCCGAGTTCTTCGAGAAGAACAAGCACATGCTCGGCTTCGACAGCGGCGCACGGGGCCTCGTCACGGCCGTCAAGGAGGCCGTCGACAACGCCCTGGACGCCGCCGAAGAAGCCGGAATTCTCCCGGACATCTACGTCGAGATTCAGGAAGCCGGTGACTACTACCGCCTGATCGTCGAGGACAACGGGCCGGGAATCACGAAAGAATCGCTTCCGAAGGTTTTCGGAAAACTCCTCTACGGATCGCGCTTTCACGCCCGCGAGCAATCCCGCGGCCAGCAGGGCATCGGAATCTCCGCTGCGGTTCTCTACGCCCAGCTGACCAGCGGGAAGCCGGCGAAGATCACCAGTCGAACCCAGGGTGCGAGCGAGGCGGAGTACTTCGAACTGATCGTCGACACGGACAACAACGAACCCGAGATCAGCGTCGAGGAGACGACCTCGTGGGACCGTCCGCACGGTACGCGCATCGAACTCGAGATGGAGGGGAACATGCGCGCCCGCCAGCAGCTCCACGACTACATCAAGCACACGGCGGTCGTCAACCCCCACGGGCGTCTCGAACTCCGCGAACCGAAGGCTCACTTCAAGTTCGAGCGGGCGACCGACCAGCTCCCCGAGGAGACCGAGGAGATCCGACCACATCCCCACGGCGTCGAACTCGGTACCGTGATGAAGATGCTTTCGGCGACGGATTCCCAGACGGTCTCGGGGTTCCTCCAGGAGGAGTTCACGCGCGTCGGCAAGAAGACCGCGGAGTCGATCACCGACGAGTTCCGCGATCGCTACTACGGCCGCGAGATGCGCTGGCGACCGCCGGCAACTCGCGAGGACGTCGATCTCCACGAGGCAGTCTCGGACGCCACCGCGAACAAGGGACCCAACGCGACCGCCGCGTTCGCCGCGGCCGTCGCGGACGCCGTCGACGACTACGATCGGATCGCCCACCACGAACTGCTCGACGTCGTCGACGCGGCAGCCGAGGACGTCGAGGCCGAGCACGGGACGACGTTCGGCGACACCGTCCGCGAGAACGCCGTCGACGCCGTCTGGCGTGCGCTCGTCGACGCACCCGAAGCGGAAACGGACGACGTCGACAGCGATGACGATCCGGACGCCGAACCCGACGAGTCGCGTCTCGTCGCCGACCTCTACGACCTCGCGGACGAGGCGACGAGCACCCGCAAGGACGACGAGATCGTCCACGCCTTCGCCGATCGGCTCGCCGGTCGATTCGAGGACGAACGAAGCGAGGACGTCCGTCACCGACTCACGCACGCTCGGCTTCGCGAGTACGTCGATCGTGCCGCAGACCTCACCGAGGAGTACGACGACGTCGCGTTCGGCGAGACGGCCCGCGAGAACGTCACCGAGGCCGTCTGGGACGTGATGGCGACCGTCCCGGACGATCCGCCGCTGGTCCGCGAACTCGACGGCCACCGCGACGCCACGAGCGACCTCGTCGACGGGATGCGCGCGACCGACATCATGGCCCCGCCGACGCGGTGTCTCGCACCGATCACCGACGACCTCATCCGGGCAGGCCTGGAGAAGGAGTTCGACGCCGACTTCTACTCGGCCGCGACCCGCGACGCGGAGGTCCACGGCGGCGATCCGTTCATCGTCGAGGCCGGGATCGCCTACGGCGGCGAGATCGAGGCCGACGGCAGCGTCGACGTCATGCGCTTTGCGAACCGCGTCCCGCTGGTCTACCAGCGCGGCGCGTGTGCGACGACCGACGTGGTCAAGTCGATCGGCTGGCGCAACTACGGACTCGACCAGCCCGGCGGCTCGGGGCTCCCGAACGGCCCCGCCGTCGTCATGGTCCACGTCGCCTCGACGAACGTCCCCTTCACCAGCGAATCCAAGGACGCCGTCGCGAACGTCCCCGAGATCGAAGACGAGATCGAACTCGCCATCCGCGAGGCGGCCCGCGACCTCAAGAGCTACCTGAACAAGCGCCGATCGATGCAGAAACGCCGGAAGAAACAGAACGTCCTCGGGAAGATCCTGCCGGAGATGGCCGAGAAGGTCGCCGAGGTCACCGATCGCGACGAACCGGACATCGACGACGCGCTCGCCCGCATCATGAACAACGTCCTCGTCGAGCGCCACATCGAGGAGAACGGCGACGGACGGGCCATCTCGGTCGTCGTCGAGAACCACTCGGGGACGACCGAGTCACTCGAAGTGACCGACATCGTCTCGGCGGAACCGCGGAACCTCTCCGACGGCGCGACCGTCGTCGAGATGGACGGCGAGTGGTTCGTCAAGTGGGAACCGGACGTCTCGAGCGACGACGAAGCCGTCCTCGAGTACGAGGCACCCGACGACGCGTCGTTCGACCTCGACGTGAAAGGTGTCGAGGGCGAGAAACTCACCGTAACTGATACCCAATGA
- a CDS encoding potassium channel family protein gives MRPLYLVAGIGLLVLVIVDIIWTTLWVDGGSGPVSGRLTSGVWQGLRAVSRKHNRTLSLAGPLILTLTLATWIGLLWVGWTFVFASHPYALVSTRSGAVADWSGRFYYVAYTMFTDGNGDYTPLGDVWEIASALTTATGMAFVTLGVSYVLTVLGAVSDKRSFANTVTGLGGRSEAFVRTAWTGEDYRGADLSLETLASELGTLAEQHKSYPILHYYHSEQSDRASAVAVPILDEALTLYRHGVPDGHGPDPMLVEAARSSTQDYLETLDTAFIEPADEVPPPPELDRLREEGIPTVDDEAFADALADLTERRRRLLGVVEGDAWEWPPIDE, from the coding sequence ATGCGTCCGCTGTATCTCGTCGCCGGTATCGGCCTGCTCGTCCTCGTCATCGTGGACATCATCTGGACGACGCTCTGGGTCGACGGCGGCTCCGGTCCCGTCTCCGGTCGGCTCACGTCCGGCGTCTGGCAGGGTCTCCGGGCCGTGAGTAGGAAGCACAATCGCACCCTCAGCCTCGCCGGGCCGCTCATCCTCACGCTCACGCTCGCGACGTGGATCGGTCTCCTCTGGGTTGGGTGGACCTTCGTCTTCGCCAGCCACCCGTACGCTCTCGTCAGCACGCGCAGCGGGGCCGTCGCGGACTGGTCGGGCAGATTCTACTACGTCGCGTACACGATGTTCACGGACGGCAACGGCGACTACACGCCGCTCGGAGACGTCTGGGAGATCGCCAGCGCGCTCACGACGGCCACCGGAATGGCCTTCGTCACGCTCGGCGTTTCCTACGTTCTCACCGTCCTCGGGGCGGTCTCCGACAAACGATCGTTCGCCAATACCGTCACGGGACTCGGAGGCCGAAGCGAAGCGTTCGTCCGAACGGCCTGGACCGGGGAGGACTATCGCGGTGCCGACCTCTCCCTCGAGACGCTGGCCTCCGAGTTGGGGACGCTCGCCGAACAGCACAAATCCTATCCGATCCTGCACTACTATCACAGCGAGCAGAGCGATCGAGCCTCGGCCGTGGCCGTTCCGATCCTCGACGAGGCGCTCACGCTCTACCGCCACGGCGTTCCGGACGGCCACGGGCCCGACCCGATGCTCGTCGAGGCTGCCCGCTCGAGCACGCAGGACTACCTCGAGACGCTCGATACCGCGTTCATCGAACCGGCGGACGAGGTTCCGCCGCCGCCGGAACTCGATCGACTCCGCGAGGAGGGAATTCCGACCGTCGACGACGAGGCGTTCGCCGACGCCCTCGCGGACCTGACCGAACGTCGGCGACGCCTGCTCGGCGTGGTCGAAGGTGACGCGTGGGAGTGGCCGCCGATCGACGAGTGA
- a CDS encoding zinc ribbon domain-containing protein, giving the protein MSGDRPRGPDRGQGGLYCSNCGDSLVPSANYCPSCGTPSRERSSATDRRSRETTSPRSSTDRTALERRIARAVQRGWELEHDFGDRAVVVRRSFGSVTDHLLVALVTVWWTGGIGNALYGAYRYFGDPDRLVLRADRVAENGAATADTDTGTDADTRWRTLARLTAAVCWLVTAVLAGVGLLVSAAAVSFVLFALATLFAIGGVGTLPSVRRRLDRRHPVTATGRIRSVDERAVVAPDRPCAVCADIVDRGVERTYREESCLFGFPLSMSDGTNYYCRRCANAEQAGDPTISEGIADRTGSARTRSPSDRDSDELGEPEPERDHD; this is encoded by the coding sequence ATGAGCGGCGATCGTCCGCGCGGCCCGGATCGTGGTCAGGGCGGACTGTACTGTTCGAACTGCGGCGACTCTCTCGTACCGTCTGCGAACTACTGTCCCAGTTGCGGAACACCGTCGAGGGAACGCTCATCGGCAACCGATCGGCGATCGAGAGAGACCACGTCCCCGCGTTCGTCGACCGATCGGACCGCCCTCGAACGGCGAATCGCTCGCGCCGTCCAGCGGGGGTGGGAACTCGAACACGATTTCGGCGATCGTGCCGTCGTGGTCCGGCGTTCGTTCGGCAGCGTGACCGATCACCTCCTCGTCGCACTCGTGACCGTCTGGTGGACCGGTGGGATCGGGAACGCGCTGTACGGCGCGTACCGGTATTTCGGCGACCCCGATCGGCTGGTGCTCCGTGCGGATCGGGTGGCGGAGAACGGGGCCGCGACCGCGGACACCGACACGGGCACCGACGCGGATACCCGCTGGCGAACGCTCGCACGCCTGACGGCGGCTGTCTGCTGGCTCGTCACCGCCGTCCTCGCGGGCGTGGGGCTTCTCGTGTCCGCAGCGGCGGTGAGCTTCGTGCTCTTCGCCCTCGCGACCCTCTTCGCGATCGGTGGTGTCGGTACGCTGCCGTCGGTTCGGCGGCGACTCGACCGACGCCATCCGGTGACGGCGACCGGCCGGATCCGCTCCGTCGACGAACGGGCCGTCGTCGCACCCGATCGACCGTGTGCTGTGTGTGCCGATATCGTCGATCGGGGCGTCGAACGCACCTACCGGGAGGAGAGCTGCCTGTTCGGCTTCCCGCTCTCGATGTCGGACGGGACCAACTACTACTGCCGGCGATGTGCCAACGCCGAGCAGGCAGGGGACCCTACAATATCTGAGGGGATCGCCGACCGAACGGGATCGGCCCGGACTCGTTCGCCATCCGATCGCGACTCGGACGAATTGGGGGAGCCGGAACCCGAACGAGATCACGACTGA
- a CDS encoding fumarylacetoacetate hydrolase family protein, translating to MKYVRFRDPAGAVRRGEYENGHVHFGNESYALDDESIDVRPPCEPSKIVCIGRNYADHADEMGSDVPDRPLLFLKPPNAVASHGDTVTAPAGKDRIDYEAELGVVIGEQCRHVPVSDAMDVVEGFTCVNDVSNRDDQRQEQNWIRGKAFDGAAPIGPLLATPDEVPDDAAVQSRVNGELKQDGSREQLIFSIPELIAEITAYMTLEPGDVIATGTPEGVGPLEDGDEVEIEVEGVGTLSHSIRRP from the coding sequence ATGAAATACGTCCGCTTTCGCGACCCGGCCGGTGCCGTTCGCCGCGGCGAGTACGAGAACGGTCACGTTCACTTCGGAAACGAGAGCTACGCGCTCGACGACGAGTCGATCGACGTCCGCCCGCCGTGCGAACCCTCGAAGATCGTCTGCATCGGGCGCAACTACGCCGACCACGCCGACGAGATGGGATCCGACGTGCCCGATCGACCCCTGCTGTTCCTGAAGCCGCCGAACGCGGTCGCGAGCCACGGCGACACCGTGACCGCGCCCGCGGGGAAGGACCGAATCGACTACGAGGCCGAACTCGGCGTCGTCATCGGCGAGCAGTGTCGGCACGTTCCCGTGAGCGACGCGATGGACGTCGTCGAGGGCTTTACCTGCGTGAACGACGTCTCGAACCGCGACGACCAGCGCCAGGAACAGAACTGGATCCGCGGCAAGGCCTTCGACGGCGCGGCCCCGATCGGCCCGCTGCTCGCGACGCCCGACGAGGTCCCCGACGACGCGGCCGTCCAGTCGCGCGTCAACGGCGAACTGAAACAGGACGGCTCCCGGGAGCAACTCATCTTCTCCATCCCGGAACTGATCGCGGAGATCACGGCCTACATGACCCTCGAACCGGGCGACGTGATCGCGACCGGGACGCCGGAGGGCGTGGGTCCGCTCGAAGACGGCGACGAGGTCGAGATCGAGGTCGAGGGCGTCGGGACCCTCTCGCATTCGATCCGCCGTCCCTGA
- a CDS encoding APC family permease encodes MSKETGDVTLVQAVAIEVGLIVGGALFSLTGVAVGIAGPGVVVAFVLAFGIAILGLVPTAMLGAAFPTTGGNYRYPARFVSRPVAFLAAWGLGVSMFGGGLPLYALTAGQYVETVVPIGPALVGVVLLTGFFLVNVVGIRPAATAQLAMFVGLIAALCSFILLGVPAVEPANLTPAFPNGAIGVATAAGVLYFVCLGANFVVDIGGSVRDATVTIPRSFAIAVPLVLVVYVGIGLVAVGVAGTDALGGETLAVPAGMFLPGPLQSVFVFGGALFAIATSINAVYMITPKYLEVLATDGLMPSVLARTNDRFDTPHWGLLVVYVLSVGALLSPLPIAELGSLLGFGGAFLVVPVMLAAIVVGRTKAETAESALGIRSGYVTAMAALAIPCNLALLGLLAVQSPSVFALWVILLVVGGSYYVFRTRIRTRSADGIHGDLKL; translated from the coding sequence ATGAGCAAGGAGACGGGTGACGTCACGCTCGTGCAGGCGGTGGCCATCGAGGTCGGGTTGATCGTCGGCGGGGCGCTGTTTAGCCTCACGGGCGTCGCGGTGGGGATCGCCGGCCCGGGCGTCGTAGTTGCGTTCGTGCTCGCGTTCGGCATCGCGATCCTCGGACTGGTGCCGACCGCGATGCTCGGGGCGGCGTTCCCGACGACCGGCGGGAACTACCGCTACCCGGCGCGGTTCGTCTCGCGACCGGTGGCGTTTCTCGCGGCCTGGGGGCTCGGGGTCAGCATGTTCGGCGGCGGCCTGCCGCTGTACGCTCTGACCGCGGGCCAGTACGTCGAAACGGTCGTTCCGATCGGCCCCGCCCTCGTCGGCGTGGTCCTGCTAACCGGCTTCTTCCTCGTCAACGTCGTCGGGATTCGGCCGGCCGCGACTGCCCAGCTGGCCATGTTCGTCGGCCTGATCGCGGCCCTGTGCTCGTTCATCCTGCTCGGCGTCCCGGCGGTGGAGCCCGCGAACCTGACGCCGGCCTTTCCCAACGGGGCGATCGGTGTCGCGACGGCTGCCGGCGTCCTCTACTTCGTCTGCCTCGGTGCGAACTTCGTCGTGGACATCGGCGGTTCGGTCCGCGACGCGACGGTAACGATCCCCCGCTCGTTCGCCATCGCCGTCCCGCTCGTGCTCGTCGTGTACGTCGGTATCGGTCTCGTCGCCGTGGGCGTCGCCGGCACCGACGCGCTGGGTGGCGAAACGCTCGCGGTCCCCGCCGGGATGTTCCTGCCCGGACCGCTGCAGTCGGTTTTCGTTTTCGGGGGTGCACTGTTCGCCATCGCCACGAGCATCAACGCCGTCTACATGATCACCCCGAAGTACCTCGAAGTTCTGGCCACGGACGGTCTCATGCCGTCGGTGCTGGCCCGCACGAACGACCGGTTCGACACGCCGCACTGGGGGCTCCTCGTCGTCTACGTGCTCTCTGTCGGGGCGTTACTCTCGCCGCTTCCGATCGCGGAACTGGGATCGTTGCTCGGCTTCGGCGGCGCGTTTCTGGTCGTCCCGGTGATGCTCGCGGCCATCGTGGTTGGACGGACGAAGGCGGAAACGGCCGAATCGGCGCTCGGAATCCGGTCGGGGTACGTCACGGCGATGGCAGCGCTAGCGATTCCCTGCAATCTCGCCTTGCTCGGACTGCTCGCCGTCCAGTCGCCGTCGGTGTTCGCCCTCTGGGTGATCCTGCTGGTGGTGGGCGGCAGCTACTACGTGTTCCGCACCCGGATTCGAACGCGTTCAGCGGACGGTATCCACGGAGATCTGAAATTATGA
- a CDS encoding MBL fold metallo-hydrolase, with protein sequence MTVRFGAVTVDWLGYATVRLEGETGAVIYLDPGRYGVLDDYDARDGDLVLVSHDHHYDPDGIRRVAHEDALVVVHESIDASEIDRVDEGPEALPYEVERVRADESFVLGPLDLFTTPAYNDAAGPHVDENGEPYHPEGKGCGFAVTVDGVGAFWPGDTDVLPIHENLDVDLFLPPIGGSFTMDRREAAALAERLDPGLVLPIHYDTFDALETDADAFVVDVANRGIPVVLDGH encoded by the coding sequence ATGACCGTTCGCTTCGGTGCCGTGACCGTCGACTGGCTCGGGTACGCGACCGTCCGCCTCGAGGGCGAGACGGGGGCCGTCATCTACCTCGATCCCGGTCGCTACGGCGTGCTCGACGACTACGACGCCCGGGACGGCGATCTCGTACTCGTCTCCCACGACCACCACTACGACCCGGACGGCATCCGTCGGGTCGCCCACGAGGACGCGCTCGTCGTCGTCCACGAGTCGATCGACGCGAGCGAGATCGATCGAGTCGACGAAGGACCGGAGGCCCTCCCATACGAGGTCGAACGCGTCCGCGCGGACGAGTCGTTCGTCCTCGGACCGCTGGACCTGTTCACGACGCCCGCCTACAACGATGCCGCCGGTCCGCACGTCGACGAGAACGGCGAGCCGTACCATCCGGAGGGGAAGGGTTGCGGGTTCGCCGTCACCGTCGACGGCGTCGGAGCGTTCTGGCCCGGCGACACCGACGTCCTCCCGATTCACGAAAATCTCGACGTCGACCTCTTCCTGCCGCCGATCGGCGGGTCGTTCACGATGGACCGACGCGAGGCCGCGGCGCTGGCCGAGCGACTGGACCCGGGACTCGTGTTGCCGATTCACTACGACACGTTCGACGCACTCGAGACGGACGCGGACGCGTTCGTCGTCGACGTCGCGAACCGGGGCATCCCGGTGGTCCTCGACGGACACTGA
- a CDS encoding DNA topoisomerase IV subunit A — MSADNDDARDQLIDLAAQFYDQFELGEIPHMSVPTRTKANIEYDEDKEVWVYGDRESTRSANSVRGARKLLKAVYTIEFLANQLDEERSSTLRELYYLSESWDNDEAQFGDQDESNQLIEDLEIVSGVTREDFHMRPEESGATIMGPLHLREQTRRGEREIHCQEDVGEGGYQIPNNPDTIEFLDCDSDFILAVETGGMRDRLVENGFDDEYNALIVHLKGQPARATRRITKRLHDELDLPVTVFTDGDPWSYRIYGSVAYGSIKSAHLSEYLATPDAQFIGIQPADIVEYDLPTDPLSDSDVNALESELEDPRFQTDYWEEQIELQLDIEKKSEQQSLAARGLDFVTDTYLPERLSEMGVL, encoded by the coding sequence ATGAGCGCAGACAACGACGACGCACGAGACCAACTGATCGATCTCGCGGCACAGTTTTACGACCAGTTCGAACTGGGCGAGATCCCCCACATGTCCGTTCCGACGCGGACGAAGGCTAACATCGAGTACGACGAGGACAAGGAGGTCTGGGTGTACGGCGATCGCGAGTCGACCCGATCGGCGAACTCCGTTCGGGGTGCCCGGAAGCTTCTGAAAGCCGTCTACACGATCGAGTTCCTCGCCAACCAGCTCGACGAGGAGCGGTCGTCGACGCTGCGAGAGCTGTACTATCTCTCCGAGAGCTGGGACAACGACGAGGCCCAGTTCGGCGACCAGGACGAGTCCAACCAGTTGATCGAAGACCTGGAAATCGTCTCTGGGGTCACCCGCGAGGACTTCCACATGCGCCCCGAGGAGTCGGGCGCGACGATCATGGGCCCACTCCACCTCCGCGAGCAGACCCGTCGGGGGGAACGCGAGATCCACTGCCAGGAGGACGTCGGCGAGGGCGGCTACCAGATCCCGAACAACCCGGACACGATCGAGTTCCTCGACTGCGATTCCGACTTCATCCTGGCGGTCGAGACCGGCGGGATGCGCGACCGACTCGTCGAGAACGGCTTTGACGACGAGTACAACGCGCTGATCGTCCACCTCAAGGGCCAGCCAGCGCGGGCGACCCGGCGGATCACGAAGCGCCTGCACGACGAACTCGACCTCCCGGTGACCGTCTTTACGGACGGTGACCCGTGGTCGTACCGCATCTACGGCTCCGTCGCCTACGGATCGATCAAGTCCGCCCACCTCTCGGAGTACCTCGCGACGCCGGACGCGCAGTTCATCGGCATCCAGCCGGCCGATATCGTCGAGTACGACCTCCCGACCGATCCGCTCAGCGACTCGGACGTCAACGCCCTCGAGAGCGAACTCGAGGACCCCCGCTTCCAGACCGACTACTGGGAGGAACAGATCGAACTCCAGCTCGACATCGAGAAGAAGTCCGAACAGCAGTCGCTCGCGGCTCGCGGACTCGACTTCGTGACGGATACCTATCTCCCTGAACGACTCAGTGAGATGGGCGTCCTCTAG